One Malus sylvestris chromosome 14, drMalSylv7.2, whole genome shotgun sequence DNA segment encodes these proteins:
- the LOC126598758 gene encoding putative calcium-binding protein CML19 yields the protein MESDKGYERVFRYFDEDGDGKISPSELRRRLGLMGGELLQNEAEVAVEMLDSDGDGLLGLEDLVGLMEGGKEEEKVKGLRVAFEVYDVDRCGFITPSSLKRMLSKLGESKSIDECKVMIQRYDLNGDGLISFEEFRIMMQ from the coding sequence ATGGAAAGTGACAAAGGATATGAACGTGTTTTCCGATACTTTGACGAAGATGGTGATGGAAAGATTTCGCCTTCGGAGCTGAGGCGCCGGCTAGGGTTGATGGGAGGAGAGCTGCTGCAGAACGAGGCGGAGGTGGCGGTGGAAATGCTGGACTCGGATGGAGACGGGTTGCTGGGTTTGGAGGATCTTGTGGGGTTAATGGAAGGAGGGAAAGAGGAGGAGAAAGTGAAGGGTTTAAGGGTGGCTTTTGAGGTGTACGATGTGGATAGGTGTGGGTTTATTACACCTAGCAGCTTGAAGAGAATGCTGAGCAAGCTGGGTGAGTCCAAGTCCATTGATGAGTGCaaggtgatgatccaacggtatGATTTGAATGGGGATGGTTTGATCAGTTTTGAAGAGTTCAGAATCATGATGCAGTGA
- the LOC126600461 gene encoding conserved oligomeric Golgi complex subunit 2-like, translating into MADPIAAPHRSAANLFSDPLDSHPLWFKPALFLLPEFDSESYISDLRTFVPFDTLRSELQSYLASLNHELIDLINRDYADFVNLSTKLVDVDSAVVRMRAPLVELREKIEQFRGSVQDSLVALTNGLNQRLEAAEAREVLELLLDTFHVVSKVEKLIKELPSVPADWSNGDVNLAEKNSVSNGTSLQHAENGTNLRDTQSMLLERIASEMNRLKFYIAHAKNLPFIENMEKRIQGASLLLDASLGHCFVDGLEHRDANAIYNCLRAYAAIDNTRSAEELFRMTIVAPLIQKIIPHGTSGAATRPSGDDLENDYKQIKTCIENDCKFLLEISFEENSGLHVFDFLANSILKEVLSAIQKGKPGAFSPGRPTEFLKNYKSSLKFLAHLEGYCPSRSAVSKFRAEAVYIDFMKQWNLGVYFSLRFQEIAGALDSILVETNLLPVHNVPSGQGNSPDLTLKQSVTLLECLESCWREDAIVLSCADKFLRLSLQLLSRYSSWLSSGLTAHKMGQTGSKSGSEWATAAVPDDFIYIIHDTDRLYKVVCGDFLGHVLKLLSSCPADVLDLVKQSLLQGGKLLNDLVPQVINTIVEALVEKSAAELAQLKGITATYRMTNKPLPVRHSPYVAGVLRPLRAFLEGERATKYLTRDAINEVLLNAATEITGRYYEQASNVVSVTRKMETSLQRIRQGAQRRGGASSDVSDHNVSDTDKICMQIFLDIQEYGRNLAALGVDVSNIEAYRSLWECVAPPERKSVIDL; encoded by the exons ATGGCGGATCCAATCGCAGCGCCGCACAGATCCGCCGCGAACCTCTTCTCGGACCCGCTCGACTCCCACCCTCTCTGGTTCAAGCCCGCGCTCTTCCTCTTGCCGGAGTTCGATTCCGAGTCGTACATCTCCGACCTCCGCACCTTCGTCCCCTTCGACACGCTCCGATCCGAGCTCCAGTCTTACCTGGCCTCCCTCAACCATGAGCTCATCGACCTCATCAACCGAGACTACGCCGACTTCGTCAACCTTAGCACCAAGCTTGTCGACGTCGACTCCGCCGTCGTCCGCATGCGGGCCCCGCTCGTCGAGCTGAGGGAGAAGATCGAACAGTTCAGAGGCTCAGTGCAGGACTCGCTCGTGGCCTTGACGAACGGATTGAATCAGAGATTAGAGGCGGCCGAGGCCAGAGAGGTCTTGGAGCTCCTGCTTGATACGTTTCATGTCGTTTCTAAG GttgaaaaactaataaaagagCTGCCAAGTGTGCCGGCTGATTGGTCGAACGGAGATGTAAATTTGGCAGAGAAGAATTCTGTTAGCAATGGAACTTCCTTACAACATGCTGAGAATGGAACAAATCTCAGAGACACTCAAAGCATGCTTTTGGAGAGAATTGCTAGTGAGATGAACCGGCTAAAGTTCTATATCGCTCACGCAAAG AACCTGCCTTTCATTGAAAACATGGAGAAGAGGATTCAGGGTGCCAGCCTATTACTAGATGCTAGCTTGGGACATTGTTTTGTAGATGGACTAGAACATCGAGATGCAAATGCAATCTACAATTGCTTACGTGCATATGCTGCAATAGATAACACTAGGAGTGCAGAAGAACTTTTTCGCATGACTATAGTAGCTCCATtgatacaaaaaattattcccCATGGAACATCAGGGGCCGCTACAAGACCCTCTGGAGATGACCTTGAGAATGATTACAAGCAAATCAAGACATGTATTGAGAATGACTGCaaatttttgttggaaatttCCTTCGAAG AGAATTCTGGTTTGCACGTGTTTGACTTCTTGGCAAATTCAATCCTCAAAGAGGTTCTCTCAGCAATCCAAAAGGGGAAACCCGGTGCTTTTTCTCCTGGAAGACCAACagaatttttgaaaaattacaAATCAAGCCTAAAGTTCTTGGCTCATCTAGAAG GCTATTGTCCATCCAGATCAGCTGTTTCCAAATTTCGAGCCGAAGCTGTTTATATTGACTTCATGAAGCAATGGAACCTTGGAGTTTATTTCTCTTTGAG GTTTCAGGAAATTGCAGGGGCTCTAGATTCTATACTTGTGGAGACTAATCTTCTCCCTGTGCATAATGTACCTTCTGGTCAAGGAAATTCTCCAGATTTAACATTAAAACAAAGTGTCACTTTGTTAGAGTGCTTGGAATCCTGTTGGAGAGAAGATGCTATTGTTCTTTCTTGCGCTGATAAGTTTCTTCGCTTATCTTTGCAGCTTCTTTCAAG ATACTCAAGTTGGCTGTCATCTGGACTGACTGCTCATAAGATGGGTCAAACCGGCTCCAAATCTGGTTCTGAATGGGCTACTGCAGCTGTTCCTGAtgattttatatat ATTATTCATGATACAGACCGGCTGTACAAGGTGGTTTGTGGTGACTTCCTCGGGCATGTACTTAAGCTTCTTTCTTCTTGTCCTGCCGATGTTCTAGATCTCGTAAAACAGAGCCTTTTACAAGGAGGAAAATTATTGAATGATTTAGTGCCTCAAGTTATCAACACAATTGTAGAGGCACTGGTTGAAAAATCTGCTGCG GAATTGGCACAGCTAAAGGGAATAACTGCAACGTACAGGATGACTAATAAGCCTCTTCCCGTCAGACATTCACCCTATGTGGCAGGAGTATTGCGTCCCCTGAGG GCCTTTTTGGAAGGAGAACGAGCTACAAAGTATCTTACTAGGGATGCTATCAACGAAGTGCTGCTCAATGCTGCAACTGAGATTACTGGTCGTTATTATGAGCAAGCTTCCAATGTCGTCAGCGTG ACTAGGAAAATGGAGACTTCACTCCAGAGAATAAGGCAAGGTGCACAAAGACGAGGCGGAGCAAGTTCAGATGTTTCTGATCACAATGTGTCGGACACTGACAAGATCTGCATGCAAATTTTCCTCGACATTCAG GAGTATGGCCGTAACCTTGCTGCCCTCGGTGTTGACGTTTCCAATATTGAGGCATACCGTTCCTTGTGGGAATGTGTTGCTCCTCCAGAGAGGAAAAGTGTGATTGATTTATGA